One genomic region from Rhizomicrobium palustre encodes:
- a CDS encoding retroviral-like aspartic protease family protein, protein MGQSGFSRRHLLQMGAAASLLGRARAEAPPAFLAAEAGTSLLTTDVRLNGQGPYHFVVDTGADRTVLADTVARDLLFAASGKINVQGIVRTVEAPSVRITKLEAGPVRGEALDVPILPRELLQADGFLGLDVLDGHRVVMDFREGVLRLLEPRPSQLIGFDAPREVPVKLSGSEGRLRSTQCLVDGVRCTAFIDTGAEISVGNGPLYRALAEKHPTLRSVETIPLTGVTGGVVAGDVVALNGISLGGLSILDSRIAIADLQVFRLWDLAETPALFIGMNWLHRFNRVAIDYGRKEMRFDLAVARPDTRWKCNAPDEDCHYRLGSPYTIPRPSVAT, encoded by the coding sequence ATGGGGCAGTCCGGCTTTAGCCGCCGTCATCTCTTGCAAATGGGCGCAGCGGCATCGCTGCTGGGGCGGGCGCGTGCTGAAGCTCCGCCTGCGTTTCTAGCCGCGGAAGCTGGCACCTCGCTCCTCACCACGGATGTCCGCTTGAACGGTCAAGGCCCGTATCATTTCGTGGTCGATACGGGGGCCGACCGGACGGTGCTCGCCGACACGGTGGCACGCGATCTGCTCTTCGCGGCCAGTGGCAAGATCAACGTTCAGGGGATCGTCCGCACGGTGGAAGCGCCGTCGGTGCGGATCACAAAGCTCGAGGCTGGACCGGTGCGGGGGGAGGCGCTCGATGTGCCAATCCTGCCGCGAGAGCTTTTGCAAGCAGATGGTTTTCTCGGTCTTGATGTGTTGGACGGCCACCGCGTCGTGATGGATTTCCGCGAGGGCGTTTTGCGGCTGTTGGAACCGCGCCCCTCCCAACTCATCGGCTTCGATGCGCCGCGCGAAGTTCCAGTGAAATTAAGCGGCTCAGAGGGACGTTTGCGGTCCACCCAATGTTTGGTGGACGGCGTGCGCTGCACGGCTTTTATCGACACCGGCGCGGAAATTTCGGTTGGAAATGGGCCGCTCTATCGTGCATTGGCGGAGAAGCACCCGACCCTTAGGAGTGTGGAGACCATTCCGTTGACCGGTGTCACTGGCGGAGTGGTTGCGGGTGATGTGGTAGCCTTGAATGGTATTAGTCTTGGCGGGCTCAGCATTCTGGATAGCCGCATCGCGATTGCTGATCTTCAGGTGTTCCGCTTATGGGATTTGGCAGAGACGCCTGCGCTTTTCATCGGTATGAACTGGCTGCACCGCTTCAACCGCGTCGCCATTGATTATGGCCGCAAGGAAATGCGTTTTGATCTTGCCGTGGCGCGGCCCGATACACGCTGGAAATGCAACGCGCCGGACGAGGATTGCCATTACCGGCTGGGTTCTCCGTATACGATTCCGCGCCCATCTGTGGCGACGTAA
- a CDS encoding response regulator, with translation MSQTILIVEDDREISSLVEALLTREGFHARIAATGAAMDAVLLEAVPDLILLDLMLPGEDGLSICRRLRANSNVPVIMVTAKGDDIDRIIGLEVGADDYVAKPFNPRELIARIRAVLRRAVPAAIGPSIQVSRRMWFGDFTLDLDAHRLFRGAEEIELSTGDFDLLSVLVEHPMKVLSRDQLMDLTKGRSWDVFDRSIDVALSRLRKKIETDPAHPVLIKTIRNAGYMLAVPAGKV, from the coding sequence ATGAGCCAAACCATCCTGATCGTCGAGGACGACCGCGAGATTTCGAGCCTTGTGGAGGCGCTGCTGACGCGGGAAGGCTTTCACGCCCGCATTGCTGCCACCGGCGCGGCTATGGATGCGGTTTTGTTAGAAGCGGTTCCCGATCTGATCCTGCTTGATCTCATGCTGCCCGGGGAGGATGGACTTTCGATCTGCCGCCGCTTGCGGGCGAATTCCAATGTGCCGGTGATCATGGTAACCGCCAAAGGCGACGACATCGACCGCATCATCGGGCTTGAAGTCGGCGCCGACGATTATGTCGCCAAGCCCTTTAACCCGCGCGAGCTGATCGCCCGCATTCGAGCGGTGCTTCGGCGTGCCGTTCCGGCGGCGATTGGTCCATCTATTCAGGTGTCACGGCGGATGTGGTTCGGAGATTTCACGCTCGATCTCGATGCGCATCGCCTCTTTCGGGGCGCGGAGGAAATCGAACTTTCCACCGGCGATTTCGATCTGCTCAGTGTGTTGGTCGAGCATCCGATGAAAGTTCTGTCGCGCGATCAGTTGATGGATTTGACCAAGGGGCGAAGCTGGGACGTCTTCGATCGTTCTATCGATGTGGCTTTGTCGCGGCTTCGCAAAAAGATCGAAACCGATCCGGCGCATCCGGTCCTGATCAAGACGATCCGCAATGCCGGTTATATGCTGGCCGTTCCAGCCGGGAAGGTTTGA
- a CDS encoding TIM-barrel domain-containing protein, which yields MRVTYFSIAAMLVIAATGALAQPTHSSSSYRPVPNGAEISAGGETVRAVFYAPGTVRILKWTKDGTDQKRSLSAVQTTLPKLKLSFAEKESAVVITSPNLRVEIKKTDGSVSFTAPDGHVLLAEQSAASFAPTGLPQEPKAFSIKQAFTLSPEEGIYGLGQHQDGAFDYRGKTVKLVQANTAAVTPMLVSSAGYGLFWDNYSKTVFSDDAKGASLWSEVADNVDYYFFAGPSIDATIKSYRKLTGEAPLYGKWAYGYWQSKEHYHTQAEILGVAKKYRELKIPVDAIVQDWNYWKGLENWGSTVWDSERYPDPKAMYDELHAKNFHVMTTIWEALGPASDIHKEMDKHGWLYSPVGWAGFKYYDAYNPAANDLFWKYLNKNIFGIGNDAWWMDSTEPDIVNALTKDSHEYEMKKVEDNHLGSFARYLNPYSLVVTESVYNNQRKTTDDKRVYILTRSTFAGQQRAAATTWSGDIGASWGVYAAQIPAGLNHSMAGIPYWTFDIGAYSLGCQGGVFSNGGKDPAYQELYTRMFQFGTFAPIFRSHGSETPREIWEFGEYSPVLEKFDNLRYRLLPYIYSVAWQITHDGYSIMRGLPMDFPADKKTYGISDQFLFGPSLMAAPVTTPMYHREPEQSIIVGSENFRTADGKPGLKATYFCDDHWGKVCHEAIEPTVDLFWYTGWPSFIKDPHFSMRWEGKLVVAKSGTYRFDLRSFGPKKVYLDGKEITHNYDSMGSWTVPLTLEAGKQYDFKFETSNAVLGAFRAQVYWKTPDIHARDAAPLPANTPKTRDVYLPAGTSWIDFWTGKGMTGGQTITADAPIETMPLMVRAGSIVPMGPYLQYATEKKADPIELRIYPGTDGHFTLYEDQDETYAYEKGVYATISFTWNDKARTLTIADRKGKFPGMLEKRNFKLVLVSQGRGTGVEITANADKTVSYDGKKQVITLK from the coding sequence ATGCGAGTAACATACTTTTCCATTGCGGCAATGCTTGTCATTGCTGCCACGGGCGCGCTCGCCCAACCGACACATAGCTCAAGCAGCTACAGGCCTGTTCCAAATGGCGCGGAGATATCGGCGGGCGGCGAGACGGTCCGAGCCGTGTTTTATGCGCCGGGCACTGTGCGCATCCTGAAATGGACCAAAGATGGCACCGATCAGAAGCGCAGCCTCTCCGCGGTGCAGACCACACTGCCGAAGCTGAAGCTTTCTTTTGCCGAGAAGGAAAGCGCTGTCGTCATCACCTCTCCCAACCTGCGCGTAGAGATCAAAAAGACGGATGGCAGTGTTTCCTTCACCGCGCCGGATGGGCATGTGCTGCTCGCCGAACAAAGCGCCGCCAGCTTCGCCCCGACCGGTCTGCCACAAGAGCCGAAAGCCTTCAGCATTAAACAGGCTTTCACGCTTTCCCCGGAAGAAGGCATTTACGGCCTTGGCCAGCATCAGGATGGCGCGTTCGATTATCGCGGCAAGACGGTGAAACTTGTTCAGGCCAATACCGCCGCCGTCACCCCGATGCTGGTATCCTCCGCGGGCTATGGTCTTTTCTGGGATAATTATTCCAAGACCGTCTTTTCCGATGACGCCAAGGGCGCATCGCTATGGTCGGAAGTCGCCGACAATGTCGACTATTACTTTTTCGCCGGCCCATCCATCGATGCGACCATTAAAAGCTATCGCAAACTGACGGGCGAAGCACCGCTTTATGGCAAATGGGCTTATGGCTATTGGCAGAGCAAGGAGCATTATCACACCCAGGCGGAAATCCTGGGCGTCGCCAAGAAATATCGCGAACTGAAGATTCCGGTCGACGCCATCGTGCAGGATTGGAATTACTGGAAAGGCCTGGAAAATTGGGGTTCCACGGTTTGGGACAGCGAACGCTATCCCGATCCCAAGGCCATGTATGACGAGCTGCACGCCAAAAACTTCCACGTCATGACGACGATCTGGGAAGCGCTAGGCCCGGCCTCCGACATTCACAAAGAGATGGATAAGCACGGCTGGCTTTATTCGCCCGTCGGCTGGGCGGGTTTCAAATATTATGATGCCTACAACCCCGCCGCCAACGATCTCTTCTGGAAGTACCTCAACAAGAACATCTTCGGCATCGGCAATGATGCCTGGTGGATGGATTCGACTGAACCGGACATCGTAAACGCCCTCACAAAGGACTCACACGAATATGAGATGAAGAAGGTGGAGGATAACCACCTCGGCTCCTTCGCCCGCTATCTCAACCCCTATTCGCTGGTGGTGACGGAAAGCGTCTATAACAATCAGCGCAAGACAACCGACGATAAGCGCGTCTATATTCTTACCCGTTCGACCTTTGCGGGCCAGCAACGGGCGGCAGCCACCACTTGGTCCGGTGATATCGGCGCAAGCTGGGGCGTTTACGCGGCGCAGATTCCGGCAGGCCTAAACCACTCCATGGCGGGCATTCCCTATTGGACCTTCGACATCGGTGCCTATTCGCTCGGCTGCCAAGGCGGCGTGTTTTCAAACGGCGGCAAAGATCCGGCGTATCAGGAACTTTATACCCGCATGTTCCAGTTCGGGACCTTTGCGCCGATCTTCAGAAGCCATGGCTCCGAGACGCCGCGCGAGATTTGGGAGTTCGGTGAATACTCTCCCGTGCTCGAGAAGTTCGACAATCTGCGCTACCGCCTGTTGCCTTATATCTATTCGGTGGCGTGGCAGATCACCCATGACGGCTATTCCATCATGCGCGGCCTGCCGATGGATTTCCCGGCCGATAAAAAGACCTATGGCATCTCGGACCAGTTCCTCTTCGGGCCCTCGCTGATGGCGGCGCCGGTGACAACACCGATGTATCATCGCGAACCGGAACAGAGCATCATCGTGGGCTCGGAAAACTTCCGCACTGCGGATGGCAAGCCCGGCCTGAAAGCCACATATTTCTGCGACGATCACTGGGGCAAGGTCTGCCACGAAGCCATCGAACCGACCGTAGACCTCTTCTGGTACACCGGCTGGCCGAGCTTCATCAAAGACCCGCATTTCTCCATGCGTTGGGAAGGCAAGCTGGTGGTCGCAAAATCCGGCACCTATCGCTTTGATCTGCGCAGCTTCGGGCCGAAGAAAGTCTATCTCGATGGCAAGGAGATCACGCACAATTACGACTCCATGGGGTCCTGGACGGTGCCGCTGACCTTGGAAGCTGGTAAGCAATACGACTTTAAATTCGAAACTTCGAACGCCGTGCTCGGCGCCTTCCGCGCGCAAGTCTATTGGAAGACGCCGGATATTCACGCGCGCGATGCAGCGCCCCTGCCCGCCAACACACCCAAAACCCGCGACGTCTATCTGCCGGCGGGCACGTCCTGGATCGATTTCTGGACAGGCAAGGGCATGACGGGCGGCCAGACCATCACCGCAGATGCGCCAATCGAAACCATGCCGTTGATGGTGCGCGCGGGCTCCATCGTGCCGATGGGACCGTACCTGCAATACGCCACGGAAAAGAAAGCCGATCCCATCGAGCTGCGCATCTATCCCGGCACGGACGGGCACTTCACCCTATATGAAGACCAGGACGAAACCTACGCCTATGAGAAAGGCGTCTATGCCACCATCAGCTTTACCTGGAACGACAAGGCCCGCACGCTCACCATCGCGGACCGCAAGGGGAAATTCCCCGGCATGCTGGAGAAGCGCAATTTCAAACTCGTGCTGGTAAGCCAAGGCCGCGGCACGGGCGTGGAAATCACCGCGAATGCCGACAAGACTGTCAGCTACGACGGCAAGAAGCAGGTCATCACACTGAAGTAA
- a CDS encoding ATP-binding protein: protein MRLSLRLALILGVTLTLLLSVLLLAFIVAQRPARAFGVVLPRPAQVAAMAELIETTPQQHWDLAITAISTPYTKLQVLEQPPQSAGGRPMPGIVLALRRYQRAVGDRPVSVMAELEQDSAAPDIELRDDQVRATRPVRILLGLHNGKLLMIEARRPLSERFTGLKLGFLALGVTIVIGLIALWVIRRQLKPLERLGAAVEKFGTRLEVSLLPEKGSLELRQLIAAFNRLQANIGELVKGRTRIITAVGHDLGTYLTRLRLRVEYIGDNSQREKAISDIEDMQALMQETIALAKLEHDGQADGAIDLAALLPKIAERFGEGASYDVPADHLWVRAAGIERAIGNLVSNALKYGHEAHLAAAANGDEIHIVVEDRGPGIPLGERAAVLEPFYRLDSARNLNERGFGLGLAIVAEVVKAASGKLLFEDREGGGLRVRMIFPNAQA, encoded by the coding sequence ATGCGCCTCAGCTTGCGCTTGGCTCTTATCTTAGGCGTCACCTTGACCTTGCTGCTCTCGGTGCTGTTGCTCGCCTTCATTGTCGCGCAACGTCCGGCGCGTGCCTTTGGCGTCGTCTTACCGCGTCCGGCCCAGGTTGCGGCGATGGCGGAGCTGATCGAAACGACACCGCAGCAACATTGGGATTTGGCCATTACCGCAATCAGCACGCCCTATACCAAGCTGCAGGTATTGGAACAGCCGCCGCAATCGGCAGGCGGACGTCCGATGCCCGGCATCGTGTTGGCCTTGCGCCGCTATCAACGCGCGGTTGGAGATCGGCCTGTCAGCGTGATGGCGGAGCTTGAGCAGGACAGCGCCGCGCCAGATATCGAACTTCGCGACGACCAAGTGCGCGCAACGCGTCCTGTTCGTATCCTGCTCGGGCTTCATAATGGCAAACTCTTGATGATCGAGGCGCGGCGGCCATTGTCGGAGCGCTTCACCGGGTTAAAGCTCGGCTTTCTCGCGCTCGGCGTTACCATCGTGATCGGATTGATCGCGCTCTGGGTCATTCGCCGCCAGTTGAAACCTCTGGAGCGCCTCGGCGCCGCGGTGGAGAAATTCGGCACGCGGCTGGAAGTCTCCTTGCTTCCCGAAAAAGGCTCACTGGAGCTGCGCCAGTTGATTGCCGCCTTCAACCGCTTGCAGGCCAATATCGGCGAACTCGTCAAAGGACGTACGCGGATCATCACCGCGGTGGGTCACGATCTCGGAACATATCTAACGCGGCTGCGGCTCAGGGTGGAATATATCGGTGACAACAGCCAGCGTGAAAAGGCCATAAGCGATATCGAGGATATGCAGGCCTTGATGCAGGAAACCATTGCGCTCGCAAAACTCGAGCATGACGGGCAGGCCGATGGGGCGATTGATTTGGCCGCGTTGCTGCCAAAAATCGCAGAACGCTTCGGCGAGGGGGCATCTTATGATGTTCCGGCTGACCATCTATGGGTGCGGGCCGCTGGCATTGAGCGCGCGATTGGAAATCTCGTTTCAAACGCTCTGAAATATGGTCATGAGGCGCATTTGGCAGCCGCCGCCAATGGCGATGAAATTCACATCGTCGTGGAAGATCGCGGTCCCGGAATCCCGCTTGGAGAACGAGCGGCGGTGCTGGAGCCATTCTACCGGCTGGATAGCGCACGCAATCTCAACGAACGTGGCTTCGGTTTAGGGCTTGCGATTGTGGCTGAGGTGGTAAAGGCCGCGTCGGGAAAGCTTCTGTTTGAAGATCGTGAAGGGGGCGGCCTGCGCGTCCGGATGATTTTTCCAAACGCGCAGGCTTAA